A genome region from Hoplias malabaricus isolate fHopMal1 chromosome 8, fHopMal1.hap1, whole genome shotgun sequence includes the following:
- the si:ch211-113e8.11 gene encoding protein IWS1 homolog, translating into MESLVVYGASDSDSEENSQTEQENDSKREGRGGEQKPRNFLLELGSESSSESESEERDDDQEESPEAVSPSGVDSSSETPPPLTFSSLSSKKLPPPPLGGSGSGGLPAGSSVFANPFKERAEERLSCLQKHVPLTAQARPSQIGGKRMCVAYRKDGRCRFGIRCKFAHDSDLQSRNGPSPPTSHASDCGGSDAERVEGDEREEGQEEDDGRKRKKHKVGISDSLIPPKRALKQYAVQKDGF; encoded by the exons ATGGAGTCTCTAGTCGTTTATGGAGCTTCAGACTCCGACTCCGAGGAAAACTCACA AACGGAGCAGGAGAACGATTCGAagagagaaggaagaggaggagagcaGAAACCACGTAACTTCCTTCTGGAGTTGGGTTCAGAGTCCAGCTCTGAGTCCGAGTCTGAAGAGAGAGATGATGACCAAGAGGAGTCTCCTGAAGCTGTTAGTCCTTCGGGTGTAGACTCATCTTCCGagactcctcctcctctgactTTCAGCTCCTTATCTTCGAAGAagctgcctcctcctcctctggggGGGTCTGGCTCAGGTGGGCTTCCCGCAGGCAGCAGTGTGTTCGCCAACCCCTTCAAAGAGAGAGCGGAGGAGAGGCTGAGCTGTCTCCAGAAGCACGTCCCTCTCACCGCTCAGGCCCGGCCCAGTCAGATTGGAGGGAAGAGGATGTGTGTGGCGTATAGAAAGGATGGACGTTGCCGCTTCGGGATCCGTTGTAAATTCGCCCACGACAGCGACCTGCAGAGCAGAAACGGACCGAGCCCTCCCACCTCACACGCTTCAGACTGCGGTGGCTCGGATGCGGAGAGAGTAGAGGGTGATGAAAGAGAGGAGGGACAGGAAGAAGACGACGGTCGTAAGAGGAAGAAGCACAAGGTCGGAATCAGTGACTCTCTCATCCCCCCGAAACGGGCGCTGAAACAGTACGCCGTGCAGAAAGATGGATTTTGA
- the cntf gene encoding ciliary neurotrophic factor yields MEAKQRAARLAALLLEDCTQLLHLYTERESLSPTPPVAGGQLVKLPPLDALSSAERLCFLHAALSECRLLLDEAIKREDEQFVLQGDEYKTQRGTVKDRLGHLLLSTERLLEDSKRCAASVAEIPDSLDSGTFAVKFWILQVLQDLVHWSKQTSRTLQAMSTETEKKPRSRRARRELRRHQGRQRK; encoded by the exons ATGGAAGCCAAACAGAGAGCGGCTCGACTCGCAGCACTGCTGCTAGAGGACTGCACACAGCTGCTGCACTTATAC ACTGAGCGTGAGTCTCTCTCGCCCACTCCACCTGTTGCTGGAGGTCAGTTGGTGAAGCTGCCCCCTCTGGACGCTCTGTCTTCTGCAGAGAGACTTTGTTTCCTGCACGCTGCTCTGAGTGAGTGTCGCCTCCTGCTGGACGAGGCCATAAAGCGCGAGGACGAGCAGTTTGTCCTTCAGGGAGATGAGTACAAGACCCAGAGAGGGACAGTCAAGGACAGGCTGGGACACCTGCTGTTGAGTACAGAGCGCCTCCTGGAGGACAGTAAGAGATGTGCAGCCAGCGTGGCTGAG atacCAGATTCGTTGGACAGTGGGACGTTTGCTGTGAAGTTTTGGATCCTCCAGGTCCTGCAGGATTTAGTTCACTGGTCCAAACAGACTTCCAGAACCCTACAGGCAATGTCCACAGAGACTGAAAAAAAACCGAGAAGCAGGAGAGCAAGGAGAGAGCTGAGGAGACATCAGGGGAGACAaaggaaatga